One part of the Candidatus Mancarchaeum acidiphilum genome encodes these proteins:
- a CDS encoding PEP/pyruvate-binding domain-containing protein gives MIQEMHINLNSGAKAPIDLVGGKGSSLLKLSSKFMVPKGFIITTFAFDAFIQENGINKLLIIDDKSTHLNLGKVRSRCKTSKLPKVLLRDIKKLLKENGISNVPLIIRSSATIEDSGKASFAGRFRTVINVKGMRNIENAIKEVYASAFTKDVLSYFNGIDKGIERIKMAIVIQELIIGEVSGVMFTRDPNTSDEKTLIEAVVGLNEGLVSGKITPSKFVYDNNRYTVENAEYIKQPNAFAIKKAGIRIIENSRDIRDFLNSKKIKEIGQLGQKIAEIFGAPQDIEWTMSDGKIYILQSRPITTYKSIYVDQTQVSNATDVFKGYAASKGVAKGKVKLVKSPRDWIPKGSILVADVLETDYPIDTIKKASAIITEDGGILSHAAIVARELRIPCVISVKNAMKSLKDGDYVVVDGSAGVVYKGENSSMAFDTVRSIDYSFIYDFSRMSKLGGTGAYYEEFDKLIIYYAEKEIRTSELESNLKGGFKGKKIIFGSGPKYFIYKMFLLNNKDPEMYKLSIGAIKASNSFNAKKFDSFSDILLAEAEHYLEDSKKFSNNKTTTGKRKALLNLMRAGWCYTLLNSIMCEGYAITAIYKRLQYTFKGNESEILDFLSDLDSGEAYENDKLGLRQKSRLEKVKEFYAAVRKWRLNSYPMFKDRGATGELYYKKLNKLIEELSKPKETMDKVREEAIAFSNPKSN, from the coding sequence ATGATACAGGAAATGCATATAAACTTAAATTCTGGTGCTAAAGCACCGATTGACCTAGTTGGAGGTAAAGGAAGCTCATTGCTTAAGCTTTCATCTAAATTTATGGTTCCTAAAGGTTTTATTATTACAACATTTGCATTTGACGCATTCATTCAGGAAAATGGCATAAATAAACTTCTGATAATTGACGATAAATCCACCCATTTAAATTTGGGTAAAGTTAGAAGCAGGTGCAAAACCTCCAAGCTTCCTAAAGTATTATTAAGGGATATTAAAAAGCTTTTAAAGGAAAACGGCATCTCAAATGTGCCCCTGATAATTAGAAGCTCTGCCACTATAGAGGATTCAGGCAAAGCTAGCTTTGCTGGAAGGTTCAGAACAGTAATAAATGTAAAAGGGATGCGCAATATAGAAAATGCCATAAAAGAGGTTTATGCGTCGGCGTTCACCAAGGATGTCCTGTCTTATTTTAATGGTATCGATAAAGGAATTGAAAGAATAAAGATGGCAATAGTAATCCAGGAGCTTATAATAGGAGAAGTATCTGGAGTCATGTTCACTAGAGATCCAAATACATCTGATGAAAAGACATTGATTGAAGCAGTTGTTGGCCTCAATGAAGGATTAGTATCAGGAAAGATTACACCTAGCAAGTTTGTTTACGATAATAATAGGTACACCGTTGAGAACGCTGAATACATAAAGCAGCCTAATGCTTTTGCCATTAAAAAGGCAGGGATTAGGATTATAGAAAACAGTAGAGATATAAGAGATTTCCTGAATAGTAAGAAGATTAAGGAAATAGGGCAGTTAGGGCAAAAGATAGCGGAGATTTTTGGAGCACCGCAGGATATAGAATGGACAATGAGCGATGGGAAGATATACATATTGCAGAGCAGGCCAATCACAACATATAAATCCATCTATGTCGACCAGACACAAGTGAGCAATGCTACGGATGTGTTTAAGGGCTATGCCGCATCCAAAGGGGTTGCAAAGGGCAAAGTAAAATTAGTGAAAAGTCCAAGGGACTGGATACCAAAAGGCTCTATATTGGTCGCGGATGTACTGGAGACAGATTACCCTATTGATACTATAAAGAAGGCAAGTGCAATAATAACAGAAGATGGAGGCATTTTATCTCATGCTGCTATAGTTGCTAGGGAGCTGAGAATACCGTGCGTTATAAGCGTAAAAAACGCTATGAAGAGCCTAAAGGATGGCGACTATGTTGTTGTAGACGGTTCAGCCGGAGTCGTCTATAAAGGGGAAAATTCGTCAATGGCCTTTGATACCGTCAGATCCATCGATTATTCATTTATATACGATTTTAGCAGGATGTCAAAACTTGGCGGTACTGGTGCGTATTACGAGGAGTTTGACAAGCTAATCATATATTATGCGGAAAAGGAGATAAGGACCTCAGAGCTAGAAAGTAACCTCAAAGGCGGATTTAAAGGCAAAAAGATAATCTTTGGAAGCGGGCCCAAGTATTTTATCTACAAAATGTTCTTGCTAAATAATAAAGATCCTGAGATGTATAAGCTATCAATTGGCGCGATAAAGGCTTCAAACTCGTTCAATGCCAAAAAGTTTGATTCATTCTCGGATATCCTCTTAGCAGAGGCAGAGCATTATTTGGAGGATAGCAAAAAATTTTCAAATAATAAAACAACCACAGGCAAGAGAAAGGCGCTCCTGAATCTTATGAGGGCAGGATGGTGCTATACATTATTGAACTCTATAATGTGCGAGGGGTATGCTATAACAGCAATATATAAAAGATTGCAGTACACGTTTAAAGGTAACGAAAGTGAAATATTGGATTTTCTTTCTGATCTTGATTCTGGAGAGGCTTATGAAAATGATAAGCTTGGTCTAAGGCAAAAGTCCAGATTAGAGAAGGTAAAGGAGTTCTATGCCGCTGTAAGAAAATGGAGGCTAAATTCATATCCAATGTTTAAGGACAGGGGCGCAACAGGGGAATTATATTATAAAAAGCTAAATAAGCTTATAGAAGAATTATCAAAACCTAAAGAGACCATGGATAAAGTAAGGGAAGAAGCTATAGCTTTCTCCAATCCAAAAAGCAATTAG
- a CDS encoding ATP-binding protein translates to MAAKERFFYRDIEDRIVPFISRDEIIIIRGPRQAGKTTLMKLISDKIKDKKEFVNFDIPSNRSNISESPIDYVRKIADGNKITLFLDEVQRLDNAGEILKIIYDTFKGEVKIFASGSSSLEIRQKVLGFLVGRAIIFDLYTFSFGEFIRSKDTGLYNIFKERNDSLINFIENGEEVLHTAFSEDLLKMWKEYVVYGGYPEVVKADNFDMKKSLLLNLVNLYIEKDIISFFKIEDTKEFENFLRILSFNDSQMLTISNVANDSGLSFYKANSYLEIIENTYIASRVYPYYNNMSSSIKKTPKVYFFDLGLRNAVLDNLLPYEKRDDIGKLAENFVFGELVRLGKKVRYWRTKAGAEMDFVIEYNNEVIPVEVKLGGSKAIGKSFYSFLEVYKPKMALVITLDEFSKKEVNGTLIYYVPIFYL, encoded by the coding sequence ATGGCTGCTAAGGAAAGGTTCTTTTATAGGGATATTGAGGATAGGATTGTCCCTTTTATAAGCAGAGATGAAATTATAATAATAAGAGGGCCAAGGCAAGCTGGAAAAACAACGCTGATGAAGCTAATTTCAGATAAAATAAAAGATAAAAAAGAATTTGTAAATTTTGATATACCAAGCAATAGGAGCAACATTTCCGAATCACCGATAGATTATGTGAGAAAAATTGCAGATGGCAATAAAATTACACTTTTCCTTGACGAAGTACAAAGGCTCGATAATGCCGGTGAAATATTAAAGATAATATACGATACGTTTAAAGGGGAGGTTAAGATATTTGCATCCGGATCGTCTTCGCTTGAAATACGGCAGAAAGTGCTTGGGTTTTTAGTTGGGAGAGCCATAATATTTGATCTCTATACATTCAGCTTTGGAGAATTTATCCGTTCAAAAGATACTGGATTATACAATATATTCAAGGAAAGAAATGACTCCCTAATAAACTTTATTGAGAATGGCGAAGAGGTATTGCACACAGCATTTTCAGAGGATCTACTTAAGATGTGGAAGGAATATGTTGTTTATGGAGGGTACCCAGAGGTTGTAAAAGCAGATAATTTTGACATGAAAAAATCCTTGCTCTTGAATCTGGTGAACCTTTACATAGAGAAGGACATAATATCATTTTTCAAAATTGAAGATACAAAGGAGTTTGAGAATTTTTTAAGGATCCTTTCGTTCAACGATTCTCAGATGCTGACAATCTCCAATGTAGCCAATGATTCCGGGCTTAGTTTTTACAAGGCAAATTCGTATTTAGAGATAATAGAAAACACCTATATTGCAAGCAGGGTTTATCCATACTATAATAACATGTCCAGCTCAATAAAGAAAACCCCAAAGGTATATTTTTTTGATCTTGGGCTAAGGAATGCAGTGCTAGATAACCTATTGCCTTACGAAAAAAGGGATGATATCGGAAAGTTAGCGGAAAACTTTGTTTTCGGAGAGCTTGTAAGACTGGGGAAAAAGGTTAGATACTGGAGGACAAAGGCTGGAGCCGAAATGGACTTTGTAATAGAATATAATAATGAGGTTATACCTGTAGAAGTAAAACTTGGTGGTTCCAAGGCAATAGGAAAAAGCTTTTACAGTTTCCTGGAGGTATATAAGCCTAAGATGGCATTGGTTATAACTCTGGATGAATTCTCAAAAAAGGAGGTTAATGGCACTCTGATATACTATGTACCAATTTTCTACTTGTAA
- a CDS encoding antitoxin VapB family protein, translating into MAKQIMVSNEVYRLLSKNKKNKSFSDVIKMLLKSKEQKRPKASSLAGLLKNDKKLLKLKKKP; encoded by the coding sequence ATGGCTAAGCAAATAATGGTATCAAATGAGGTTTATAGATTATTATCAAAAAATAAAAAGAATAAAAGTTTCTCAGACGTTATAAAAATGCTTTTAAAATCTAAAGAGCAAAAAAGGCCAAAGGCATCCTCTTTAGCAGGGTTGCTAAAAAACGATAAAAAGTTATTAAAACTAAAAAAAAAGCCATAG
- a CDS encoding PIN domain-containing protein — MVILDTSIIIDLLYGVESIEKKIKQYEEDHEEMNITSIKAYELLRHPKEIKRTTANSILKVFSVYSFDKRASEKAADVYRELMAKGEQINENDVLIIGIAISKGEKLLTRDNKFAFIDDSKIEIV, encoded by the coding sequence TTGGTAATTCTAGATACAAGTATAATTATAGATTTATTATATGGAGTCGAAAGTATTGAGAAAAAAATAAAGCAATACGAGGAGGATCATGAAGAAATGAATATAACATCTATAAAGGCTTATGAATTACTAAGGCACCCCAAAGAGATTAAGCGTACTACAGCAAATTCTATATTAAAAGTCTTTTCAGTGTATAGTTTTGATAAGAGGGCATCAGAGAAGGCAGCTGATGTATATAGAGAACTAATGGCTAAAGGTGAACAAATAAATGAAAATGATGTCTTAATCATTGGAATTGCCATTTCTAAAGGTGAAAAGCTTTTAACAAGAGATAATAAATTTGCTTTTATTGATGATTCTAAAATAGAGATAGTATAA
- a CDS encoding FkbM family methyltransferase, whose amino-acid sequence MKLNFDPKSNIRSSDYSLIKLNKVNKIKDLLKVRSIVKNWPTVLAFRTGLKNANFIMELRNGIKVKITNPNDYFSWWETIQAQNSILQQAGLDKAIQIDKNKKIIKFKFKSKPVHLFYDSDKQLSNTIGMVREQFLEEQYKWLNVKGKDVIDIGANIGDSAIYFALNGAKHVYAFEPYPYSYKVASNNIKLNKLNKRITLLNEGCSDKEGGINIKTDYQNFGGTDLKEFNKETKINLTTLKGIINRFNIKSPAILKIDCEGCEYSVLLNANNSDLKKFEQIQIEYHYGYLNLKKKLIDAGFEVKNNNPKQTFNKLADNKELFIGLIYAKKNSE is encoded by the coding sequence ATGAAACTGAATTTTGATCCAAAAAGCAATATTAGAAGTTCTGACTATAGTTTAATTAAGCTAAATAAAGTAAATAAGATAAAAGATCTTCTAAAAGTACGATCAATAGTTAAAAATTGGCCAACAGTTCTTGCTTTCAGAACAGGGTTAAAGAATGCAAATTTTATAATGGAGCTACGTAATGGAATAAAAGTTAAAATAACCAATCCAAATGATTATTTTTCGTGGTGGGAAACAATACAGGCACAAAATTCCATTCTCCAACAAGCAGGTCTAGATAAAGCAATACAGATTGATAAGAATAAAAAGATAATAAAATTTAAATTTAAAAGCAAACCTGTGCATTTATTTTATGATTCAGATAAGCAACTTAGCAACACTATAGGTATGGTGAGAGAGCAATTTTTAGAGGAGCAATATAAATGGCTAAATGTTAAAGGTAAGGATGTAATTGATATAGGGGCCAATATAGGTGATAGTGCTATATATTTTGCATTGAATGGGGCAAAGCATGTTTATGCTTTCGAGCCATATCCGTATTCATATAAAGTAGCTAGTAATAATATAAAATTAAATAAATTAAATAAGAGGATAACGCTACTTAATGAAGGCTGCAGTGATAAAGAGGGCGGTATTAATATAAAAACGGATTACCAAAACTTTGGAGGTACTGATTTAAAGGAATTTAATAAGGAAACTAAAATAAATTTAACAACACTAAAAGGTATTATAAATAGATTTAATATTAAATCTCCAGCTATTTTAAAAATTGATTGTGAAGGCTGCGAATATAGTGTTTTGCTCAATGCCAATAATTCAGATCTTAAAAAATTCGAGCAGATACAAATTGAATATCATTATGGATATTTGAATCTAAAGAAAAAATTAATTGATGCAGGATTTGAAGTAAAAAATAACAATCCAAAACAGACCTTTAATAAGTTAGCGGATAATAAGGAACTCTTTATTGGCCTTATTTATGCAAAAAAGAATTCAGAATGA
- a CDS encoding DNA adenine methylase has translation MKNLTPLRFPGNKRWLVNYVENFITYHKLDRSIAEPYGGSASISISLLEMGIVNKAYINDKDFMIYAFWYSVFNLNQEFIEKIEEMSTNITIEKYYEFKKFYKIFMNSKVKYGDKDMLKYASTFLFLNRTSYSGIIKGGPLGGRNQESKYKIYCRFRDSNIVNKIKYLYKFKKQVVLSNLDGLRFIKNFSNKHSNSLLYIDPPYFKAGKDLYSFYFNREDHKKLATLLSNKIISPWLVSYDNNEFIKNLYSNKGVFNDKVLSNQNIYLPKQYLISSHKRVVYEILFSNKKIPPL, from the coding sequence ATGAAGAATTTAACACCGTTAAGGTTTCCAGGTAATAAAAGATGGCTGGTTAATTATGTAGAAAATTTTATAACTTACCATAAATTGGATAGAAGTATTGCAGAACCATATGGTGGAAGTGCTTCCATATCTATTAGTTTATTAGAAATGGGTATTGTTAATAAAGCTTACATCAATGATAAGGATTTTATGATTTATGCATTTTGGTATTCAGTATTTAATTTGAATCAGGAGTTTATAGAAAAAATAGAAGAAATGTCGACAAATATTACAATAGAAAAATATTATGAATTTAAAAAATTTTATAAAATATTTATGAATTCAAAAGTAAAATATGGAGATAAAGACATGCTCAAATATGCATCCACTTTTTTATTTTTAAATAGAACTTCTTATTCAGGAATAATTAAAGGAGGGCCACTTGGAGGTAGAAACCAAGAATCTAAATACAAAATATATTGTAGATTTAGAGATAGTAATATAGTTAATAAAATAAAATATTTATATAAATTTAAAAAACAGGTAGTTTTGTCAAATTTAGATGGACTTAGGTTTATAAAAAATTTTTCTAATAAACATAGCAATAGCTTATTGTATATAGATCCACCATATTTTAAAGCTGGAAAAGATTTATATAGTTTTTATTTTAACCGGGAAGATCATAAAAAACTTGCTACTTTACTTTCTAATAAGATTATTAGCCCTTGGCTTGTATCTTATGATAATAATGAATTTATTAAAAATTTATACTCTAATAAAGGAGTATTTAATGATAAAGTTTTATCTAACCAAAATATTTATTTGCCCAAGCAATATCTAATTTCATCACATAAAAGAGTAGTGTATGAAATTTTATTTTCAAACAAAAAAATTCCTCCTTTATAA
- a CDS encoding ParB N-terminal domain-containing protein, which translates to MDQNKELNEDEVKEIETPDFDNNEWSRKKVKTSDILLDPENPRLNLKPDASQSDIIRELFKQEEIIELIESIIENSGFYPSENIIVIKEENNKYKVLEGNRRVCAAKCMLNPDLAPSKYQLQIKELNSDINLDKIEYFNVIIGPNRESIQKIITARHTQYQIKKWSYISKWRRDYIQFQKIKNITKMSKILGEDPKLIENNLKNYSFIRYILDLSDWTDQERYKLSNNNLKVSVLPYHMSSEIQEMLSINFDNEFNLQTKMDKNEFRYVMIELTRSMFLGKDPTITTRTNKTQIKELIEKWIEAYNQTKIGQRSGQLMDLKIKRDNNNNIELLNKKLPEKGKKPESQPKYFSNLTVSKSLNNSKLEHIAKEISSIDVKNYPLATLILTRTLIENSLIYRIEDKGLWKDFLKSNALRGIARLYNLDDIVKYSINNVQKLFTNEAYRKNAKEAMEKIQQSKDGIRKYLNDMVHESFINPSPEHVQLIADSVRILIQKILLKED; encoded by the coding sequence ATGGATCAGAATAAGGAACTTAATGAAGATGAAGTGAAAGAAATTGAAACCCCAGATTTTGATAATAACGAATGGTCAAGGAAAAAAGTAAAAACCTCAGATATTCTATTAGATCCTGAAAATCCGAGACTTAATCTTAAACCTGATGCAAGCCAAAGTGATATAATACGGGAACTTTTTAAACAGGAAGAGATAATAGAGTTAATAGAATCTATAATTGAGAATTCTGGTTTCTATCCTAGTGAAAATATTATAGTAATTAAAGAGGAGAATAATAAATACAAAGTTCTTGAAGGGAATAGGAGAGTATGCGCTGCAAAATGCATGCTTAATCCAGATCTTGCACCAAGTAAATACCAATTGCAAATTAAAGAACTTAATTCAGATATCAATTTAGATAAAATAGAATATTTTAATGTTATAATTGGACCAAACAGAGAATCAATTCAAAAGATTATAACTGCAAGACATACACAGTATCAGATAAAGAAATGGTCTTACATTTCGAAATGGAGAAGAGATTACATCCAATTCCAGAAGATTAAAAATATCACTAAAATGAGTAAAATATTGGGTGAAGACCCTAAATTAATTGAGAATAATCTAAAAAACTACTCTTTTATTAGATATATATTAGATCTATCAGATTGGACAGATCAAGAAAGGTATAAATTATCTAATAATAATCTTAAGGTTTCAGTTCTTCCTTACCATATGTCATCTGAAATCCAGGAGATGTTAAGTATAAATTTTGATAATGAATTTAACCTCCAAACTAAAATGGATAAAAATGAATTTAGATATGTTATGATTGAATTAACACGTTCAATGTTTTTAGGTAAGGATCCAACTATAACTACTCGTACAAATAAAACACAAATTAAAGAGCTTATTGAAAAATGGATTGAAGCATATAATCAAACTAAAATTGGACAAAGATCAGGGCAACTTATGGATTTAAAAATTAAAAGAGATAATAACAATAATATTGAATTACTTAATAAAAAATTGCCAGAAAAAGGAAAGAAACCTGAAAGCCAACCAAAATATTTTAGTAATCTTACTGTTAGCAAGAGTTTAAATAATAGTAAACTAGAACATATAGCAAAGGAGATATCGAGTATAGATGTTAAGAATTATCCACTAGCCACATTAATTTTAACAAGAACCTTAATAGAAAATTCTTTAATTTATAGGATTGAAGATAAGGGATTATGGAAAGATTTTTTAAAATCAAATGCTTTGAGGGGTATTGCTAGATTATATAATTTAGATGATATTGTTAAATATAGTATAAATAATGTTCAAAAATTATTTACAAATGAAGCGTATAGAAAAAATGCCAAAGAGGCTATGGAAAAAATACAGCAGAGTAAAGATGGGATACGTAAATATTTAAATGATATGGTACATGAATCCTTTATAAATCCTTCACCTGAACATGTTCAATTAATAGCAGATAGTGTAAGAATATTAATACAAAAGATATTACTTAAAGAAGATTAA
- a CDS encoding pirin family protein, which produces MEKVIEKVIPGKSTHDGAGVKLFRVFSNIPDLTDPFLLLDNFGSSDIKDYIEGFPWHPHRGIETVTYVIKGKVDHRDSEDNQGTIYPGDLQWMSAGSGIFHEEMPKYIEEKNKIYPDMVGFQLWINLPANRKMSTPVYRSIKGKDVPSIRLGSSEIKLIAGRFGNDYGAYDGGTQDVTYMHVKLNDDRIAFSIKELYRAIIYVFEGYAKVGNSVYSKGQAIIFSEAGNSISVSGKGELMFMSGRPLKEPVAWYGPIVMNNYDQIKQALLELQHNAFVKDRKPLFE; this is translated from the coding sequence TTGGAAAAAGTCATCGAAAAGGTAATACCCGGAAAGAGTACGCATGATGGTGCAGGAGTAAAGCTGTTCAGGGTATTCTCAAATATACCTGATCTTACTGATCCTTTCCTTCTGCTAGACAACTTTGGCTCATCAGATATAAAAGATTACATAGAAGGTTTCCCCTGGCATCCGCACAGGGGAATAGAGACTGTAACTTATGTGATAAAAGGCAAGGTGGACCACAGGGACAGCGAGGATAACCAAGGAACCATATATCCTGGAGACCTACAGTGGATGAGTGCTGGAAGCGGCATATTCCACGAGGAAATGCCAAAATATATCGAGGAGAAAAATAAGATATATCCAGACATGGTCGGATTCCAGTTATGGATAAACCTGCCTGCAAACAGGAAGATGTCAACTCCTGTATACAGATCAATAAAAGGCAAAGATGTGCCTTCAATAAGATTGGGAAGCAGTGAGATAAAGCTTATAGCCGGAAGGTTTGGAAATGACTATGGCGCATATGACGGAGGCACGCAAGATGTCACCTATATGCACGTAAAGCTTAATGATGACAGGATAGCTTTCAGCATAAAGGAATTATACAGGGCTATAATATACGTGTTTGAAGGATATGCAAAAGTTGGCAACAGCGTATACAGCAAAGGCCAAGCTATTATATTCAGCGAAGCTGGAAACTCCATATCTGTAAGCGGCAAAGGGGAGCTGATGTTCATGAGCGGAAGGCCATTGAAAGAGCCTGTTGCATGGTACGGCCCCATAGTGATGAATAATTACGATCAGATAAAGCAGGCACTCCTTGAATTGCAGCATAATGCATTTGTAAAGGACAGGAAGCCATTATTCGAATAA
- a CDS encoding DUF167 domain-containing protein, which translates to MKILVSVIPNSRKSEVIKISDSSFKVKVDAPPVEGKANSRLITILSDYFNVPKSSITIVKGSLSKRKVIEIDDNILNK; encoded by the coding sequence ATGAAAATCTTAGTTTCGGTAATCCCAAATTCAAGAAAGTCAGAAGTAATAAAGATATCTGATTCTTCATTTAAAGTAAAAGTGGATGCTCCTCCTGTTGAAGGTAAAGCGAATTCAAGGCTTATAACTATACTATCTGATTACTTCAATGTACCTAAATCATCCATAACTATAGTGAAAGGAAGTTTAAGCAAAAGAAAGGTAATAGAGATAGATGATAATATATTGAATAAATAG